One genomic segment of Salmo trutta chromosome 8, fSalTru1.1, whole genome shotgun sequence includes these proteins:
- the LOC115198105 gene encoding macrophage mannose receptor 1-like → METLWYLTLLISGFYTPSLCLHQYHFITNNMTWTDAQSYCRAHYTDLATVDDMEDLNRLITSVSSYNWFWIGLKKGDSMKWHWSLADRRFYREGETEFRNWDTGTPQNGNCAFMSTSGLWSNASCDDQHHFICYDGKQGTNLTYVLIQENKTWIDAQSYCRQNHTDLVSVRNQTENTEIEKKISLRGLLVWIGLFLDSWIWSDQSDSSFRNWLPGYPTIYQGYNCTLVSSVPNDIYYSKWMNYPCELTHSFICYDPAVETPEKLQLNRQVVRMKMMPKD, encoded by the exons ATGGAAACGTTGTGGTATCTCACCCTGCTAATCTCAG GGTTCTACACACCTTCCTTATGTCTTCATCAGTATCACTTCATTACCAACAATATGACCTGGACTGATGCCCAGAGTTACTGCAGAGCACATTACACCGATCTGGCTACAGTAGATGACATGGAGGACCTGAACAGGCTGATTACCAGTGTCAGTAGTTATAATTGGTTCTGGATCGGACTGAAGAAGGGAGACTCCATGAAGTGGCACTGGTCTCTGGCAGACAGACGTTTCtacagagagggggagactgAGTTCAGAAACTGGGACACTGGGACACCCCAAAATGGTAACTGTGCTTTTATGAGTACATCTGGGCTGTGGAGCAACGCCTCCTGTGATGACCAGCATCACTTCATCTGTTATGATG GAAAACAAGGCACCAACCTAACATACGTCTTAATTCAGGAGAACAAGACCTGGATAGATGCTCAGAGTTACTGCAGACAGAATCACACAGACCTGGTCAGTGTGAGGAACCAGACTGAGAACACAGAGATAGAGAAGAAGATATCACTGAGGGGACTTCTTGTGTGGATCGGTCTGTTTCTAGACTCCTGGATATGGTCAGACCAGAGTGACTCCTCATTCAGAAACTGGTTGCCAGGATATCCTACAATATATCAGGGATACAACTGCACTCTGGTGTCTTCTGTTCCTAATGATATTTATTATTCTAAATGGATGAATTATCCCTGTGAGTTAACTCATTCTTTCATCTGCTATG ACCCAGCTGTGGAGACCCCTGAGAAACTCCAACTGAACAGACAGGTGGTGAGAATGAAGATGATGCCAAAGGATTAA